A single genomic interval of Candidatus Sulfotelmatobacter sp. harbors:
- a CDS encoding response regulator transcription factor, with translation MEKKITVLLVDDHSLVRRGFRRMLEDEADMEVVGEAGNGEDSVQLAKQLRPRVVVMDCALPGMNGLDATRQIIQDSPATAVLMLSMHSESTWVRQAVEAGAKGYILKNAMDLELGAAIRKVAAGETVFDPQVEQRETLRGERSAALTQRELEVLQMIVDGKSNKEIATALDLSANTIAVHRANIMNSLGIHKTAELVVYAIRAGLVNVR, from the coding sequence TTCCGCCGCATGCTCGAAGATGAGGCCGACATGGAAGTCGTCGGCGAAGCCGGCAATGGCGAAGATTCCGTTCAACTGGCGAAACAACTTCGTCCTCGCGTCGTCGTAATGGATTGCGCGCTGCCCGGCATGAACGGCCTGGACGCGACGCGCCAGATCATCCAGGATTCACCCGCCACCGCCGTTCTCATGCTCAGCATGCATAGCGAAAGCACGTGGGTGCGACAGGCCGTTGAAGCCGGCGCCAAAGGCTACATTCTGAAAAACGCCATGGACCTCGAACTGGGCGCGGCAATCCGCAAGGTTGCCGCCGGAGAAACAGTATTCGATCCTCAGGTTGAGCAGCGAGAAACGCTCAGAGGCGAGCGCAGCGCGGCCCTGACGCAGCGCGAACTGGAAGTCTTGCAGATGATCGTCGACGGCAAGTCCAACAAAGAAATTGCGACCGCGCTCGATCTCAGCGCCAACACCATCGCGGTTCATCGCGCGAACATTATGAACTCGCTGGGAATCCATAAAACTGCGGAGTTGGTCGTATACGCGATTCGCGCCGGGCTGGTGAACGTTCGGTGA